ATAAATTGAACTCCTTTGTGgggttgtttgtttaaatttattttattgaagtatagttgatttacaatgttgtgttaatttctgctatacagcaaagtgattcagttatatatatgtgtgtgtgtgtatacacacacacattctttttcatattcttttccattatggtttataatagaattttgaatatagtttcctgtgttatacagtaggaccttgttgtttacccattttatatataatagtttgcacctgctaatcctaaactcccaatccatccctcccccactccctctccaccttggcaaccataagtctgttctctatatctgtctgtttctgtttcgtagataagttcatttttcatattttagattccacatacaagtgatattatatggtatttgtctttcactttcttacttcacttagtatgatactatctaggtccatccatgttgttgcaaatggcattatttcatccttttttatggctgagtagtattccattatatatatatatatatatatacacatacatatatatatatacacacacacacatatatatatatacacacacacacacactacaccttcatctgtcattggaaatttaggttgcttccatgtcttggctgctgtaaatagtgctgtagtgaacactgaggtgcgtgtatcttttcaaattatggttttctccagatatatgcccagcagcAGGACTGCTAGATCATGTGGCaaatctgtttttagttttttgaggaacctccatactgttttccacaggatggaaatttacattcccatcaacagtgtaggagggttccctttctccacacacCTCTTGGGTTCCTTTGTTTTATGTTCATTCAGAACtgggtttcttttcttcagaGGAATTGCCTCACTCTATTGTGATACATTCAGTTGAGAGGTGACTGGACTGCACTCTCCTACTGGATAGTAAACTCCATGAGGTGAGGGTCGAGCCTGGTTTGCTCACTATGCTATTCTTAGCACCCGACACAGCACACCTAACacaaacctcaacaaatattcactgaacaaacaaatgaaagtgaCAAGCTCAGAAACAGTTTAGACAGAACTCAGTAAATAACAGGGTGTTCTATTTGGTAGATacttttgggggtgggaggggagatgcATTTCTGCTTTATGCTTAGCAATCATCTTTACCTGGGCTTTCCGCATGGCTTGTGGCTCAATCATGATGTTGATAAGAGATGGTTTAGTTGTGTCTGCCAGACTCTGCCTCAGGGATTTCTGGAGTTCTTCTGGTGTTTGTACAAAATACCCTTTGCCTCCAAATGCAATCATGACATGCTCGTAATGTGAGTGTGGCAGAAGACACATTGGAGGGGCCCTGAAAAAGAAGGTCACAAGTCAATAGAAAAAATTGTCTAAAATAATTTGTGGAAAAATTTCATCTAAAATGAAAGGCATGCTTTTATGTAGACTGAGACGCCTGTACATTAAActttccatacatttttttattgtatgtatagcaatgtccaatagaactttccatGATGATGGAAATTTTTATATCTGTGCTGCTCAGTATAGTAGTTACTAGTGACCTGTTGTggtgagcacttgaaatgtgactagttaAAAAGAGGacgtgaatttttaatttaacttaaacagccacatgtggctagtggctactatacTGGGCAGTGAAGGCTATACCATCAACTATTATGaatcccccctccaaaaaaaagaggaaaaaaggaatggTTACtacaaaacagcaaataacaacaaaacaacaaacagagTCAGCGAAGCATAGCAAACATACCCACAGCCTGCTCCCCTGGGGCTGACTAACAGATTCACAACTTCCTCATCCCACAGCCAGCCACAATACTGTCTCAGTTTGGCTCTGTCATCAAATGACCAAGATTTAGCTAAGCGGTAAAAGGAAGGAAGACCTCTATATcataaacaatatgtaaacaTCTATATTCCTACATGGTGTAGTAGGAATAGCAGGACTGGTAGCATTTGCAATAAGCCTTTTCATTAACAAGGCTTAGACATGAAACTCATTCACCgagccttcagtggctccctgaTCATAAACTATTCATTGAAATGCCAGTCAAGGATGGTTGTGCAAAAAGGAACCATGCAGACAGGGTTCCTGTCCTTTAGAGCAGCTGACCATGAAAACAAGCAATACCGACACCACAGAAGCAGGTTTCCAGTatagcagactttttttttttaaataaatttatttatttatttatttatttttggctgtgttgggtctttgtttctgtgcgagggctttctccagttgcggcgagcgggggccactcttcatcgtgatgcgcgggcctctcactgtcatggcctctcccgttgcggagcggcacaggctccagacacgcaggctcagtagttgtggctcaggggcttagttgctccccggcatgtgggatcttcccagaccagggctcgaacccgtgtcccctgcattggcaggcagattcttaaccattgtgccactagggaagcccgcagactttttaaagagagattaaaatagatgaaaaaacatAGATATACACTGTTCTAGGTTACTTACACTATAGTAGCATCTccaaattttaacatttccttCCAAGTATCTGTATCAAAACCTTGGTAAATTCCATTATTATTCACCACCAAAAGTATAATTGGCAAGTTGTACCTAAAATTGAGAGCAAAATGTAAAGGAAATCATTTTTCATTCTGAAGCAATTTCTTTTCATTGGATTGaaattttaacttgaaaatggATAGTTTTCTATAagctttttttaatattagggTAAGAccaaaaattaagcattttttatCCTAATAAAGACTATCAAATTATTAACAGAAACATCATGGAGCAGTAGAAAGAATGCAAGGTTAGTGGTTGGCAGACCTGGTCCCACCACTATGCAGCTACGGACCTCAGGTAAATGACTGAGCTTTTCTGACCCTTGGTTTTCACAGATCTGGGAGTTAATAAGAATGACACCTTCCATACTTAATTCCCTCTGAAGCACTTGTTCCTCACAACTGTCCTATAAGGTAGGAACTAGTACGACTCCTATCCCTACTTTAGAGGAGACTTAAGTTTGATTAAGAGACTTAACCCTAGTCACCTGGGTCTGATGTGGTCATGCCAGTATTTAAATCCAGGCCAACTGACCCAGAGGCCGTTCTTTTAACCACCAAGCTCTGCTATCTCCCTGCAGAAAACAAGCTTTTATCAGACAAGAACTTTTTTTTCAGTGACCTAAAAACTACTCCCCAGTTTTGCAGGTTTTGGGCATATGGTAGAGAGGTCATGAACATGCTGTCCTGGATGAGACAGACCCCAGGGTATTTATACTAGTATTCTCAGGACACAGCACAGTGCCGTGCACGGGGCACCTGGAACATGGTGAACGCCTGGTAACTATTTGTTAGGCAAGTGGGTCTTgggtataatttttcatattttggagaaagaaatgCTGACTCAGGATGCTGTTTTACCTGCAGATGGTTTCCACTTCCATGCCAGAAAATCCAAATGCACTGTCTCCTTCCACACAGATGACCTGCTGCCCTGGGTTTCTATCTTTAGCCACTAGAGCAGATGCAATGGCAAATCCCAAACCGACTCCCATTGTTCCAAAAGTACCAGCATCAAGCCTGTTGGGGAACAGAGCTAAAATGAAACCCTCTGGGGCATATCACAGATGGTGGAGTTGGCACAAATCTAGTCATTTTTACATGGctcatggaaaaataaagaacaataaaacattcTCCTTAATATTAAGTTTTTAGACTGTGAGGAACTAATTTGTTAAGGATAAGCAAATGAATGGGAGAAATCACTCATGATTTCTTGGAAGACTGTGAATACATCCTCCGAACACTGAGTATACAAATTATCACATGATCTCGGGATATACCAAGCATAGAAATGCTACAAAATGTCACCTACGAATACGTTTATGAAGTATGTCCTTACACTGGCCACgtataattttcaaatgttttctcaatcTGCTTTTTGTAGTTTCTAATTTAACATGTTCCAATTCATTATAATTGCCTTTACCTGTGACGAGGAAGGTAGTTTTGAAGCACAGTGCGCCCAATATCCATAGTATTTGCTCCTTCGCTCACCACAAAACAGTCTCTGGGCAGTTGTTCTTGAATGTGGTAGAATACTGTGTAATAATTCATAGGCAGGGATTTTTTGAAAGCGAATTCCTAAAATATCAGAGGGAAATAGAATCAAATTAGATTAAGATACAGTGAAAATAAACAGCATCAATAAGCTACTTTCAAACTTACTTGCAACAGCCAAAGGCTATGAAATTCCCAAATCGCCACTAGATGATGACTCTGAGAAGCTAACTGATCTGTAAACAGTCTTAGGGGACAGGCTAAAAAAAACGGTTCCAGTCCCAATTTGGGACACAATCAAATAAAGGCAGGAAATATCCCTCTTCCTGCAGACCCACAATGCACACTAGCATATTAAAGACTAAGATGTCCTATAGTAAAGATAGCTGAAGACACTGGGTTAAGCCAAACTAAACAGTCTTATTTGAGCACTTTCAGGGAAACACTGCtttagaaaaagtgaaaattttattctagaatattttcacCTAAAATATGACCatacacttaaaattaaaaatgaagttggGGTTTTAGAAAATCTAATCTTTCCCCACATGTACTGGAAAGAGGATATGCTTCACCCACTACTCTGGAGGGTCTCTAATGGAGGGGAAACAGAAAGGTTATTGCCCTTATCTAGCCAAGTGCCTTTTAGAGCTTCAGCAGCAAAGCCCCACTGCCTCTTCACCTGTACTACTTTGATCTGCTGGAGATTATACCCAAGATGGATGAGGGACCCTCCTATACTCATGCACCAGAGAAGAGAGGCAAGATCCTTCCATCTTAAACTAAGGTGATTcctaggaaaaagaagaaattaataactATACCATTCAGGAAAGAGAACTGAGACTGGCTCCTGATAGGAGAAAGTCATTGATTAAaattccaaagaaagaaagaatcatgtAGAAAAAACTCTACTtgtttggaaaatgcaaatttattccAAGACAACTGATATATTAGGGAACAATATGAGTATAGCTGGAATTTTGTATTTGCTTATGCATGATTCCATCAGTTAGAAACACTACATGAACACAGAAAACTACACCCAGCTGAACCAAGATGCAGAGGAATacacaaaacagcaaaaaaaaaaaaaaaatcagtaacagcTGGAGGGGAACTTCAAGagggcagaagagtaagacatggagatcaccttcctctccacaaatacatcagaaatacaactacatgtagaacaactcctacagaacacctactgagcgctggcagaagacctcagacctcccaaaaggcaagaaactccccatgtacctgggtagggcaaaagaaaaaagaaaaaacagagacaaaagaacggGGACATGACCTGAACCTCGGGGAgggggctgtgaaggaggaaaggtttccacacactaggaagccccttcgcaggcggagactgagggtggcggagggggaagcttcagagccacagaggagagagcagccacaggggtgcggagggcagagcggagagattcctgcacagaggatcagcgctaaccagcactcaccagcccgagaggcttgtctgctcacctgctgggacaggcaggggctgggagctgaggctcgggcttcggtcagatcccagggagaggactggggttggctgcatgaacacagcctgaagggggctgtgttcatgcagccaaaaatgcaccagacctaacaaatgaaggggaaataggcagtctacctgaagaagaattcagaataatgatagtaaatcttggaaaatcttggaaatagaatgaagaaaatacaagaaacgtttaacaaggacctagaagaactaaagagcaaacaacagtgatgaacaacacaataaatgaaatttaaaattctctagaagggatcaatagcagaataactgaggcagaagaacggataagtgacctggNNNNNNNNNNNNNNNNNNNNNNNNNNNNNNNNNNNNNNNNNNNNNNNNNNNNNNNNNNNNNNNNNNNNNNNNNNNNNNNNNNNNNNNNNNNNNNNNNNNNNNNNNNNNNNNNNNNNNNNNNNNNNNNNNNNNNNNNNNNNNNNNNNNNNNNNNNNNNNNNNNNNNNNNNNNNNNNNNNNNNNNNNNNNNNNNNNNNNNNNNNNNNNNNNNNNNNNNNNNNNNNNNNNNNNNNNNNNNNNNNNNNNNNNNNNNNNNNNNNNNNNNNNNNNNNNNNNNNNNNNNNNNNNNNNNNNNNNNNNNNNNNNNNNNNNNNNNNNNNNNNNNNNNNNNNNNaaaccagctttacaacaaatgctaaaggaacttcgctaggcaggaaaaacaagagaaggaaaagacctacaataacaaacacaaaacaattaagaaaatggtaataggaacatacatattgataactaccttaaatgtaaatggattaaatgctccaaccaaaagaaatagactggctgaatggatacacaaacaagacctgtatatatgctgtaaacaagagacccacttcagacctagggacacatacacactgaaagtgaggggaaggaaaaagatattccatgcaaatggaaatcaaaagaaagctggaggagcaattctcatatcagacaaaatagactttaaaataaagactattacaagagacaaagaaggacactacatggtGATGAAGgcatcaatccaacaagaagatatcacaattgtaaatatttatgcacccaacataggagcacctcaatacacaaggcaaatgctaacagccataaaaggggaaatcgacagtaacacaataatagtagcgGACTTaaataccccactttcactaatggacagatcatccaaaatgaaaattaattaggaaacacaagctttaaatgatacattaaacatgatggacttaattgatatttataggacattccatccaaaaacaacagaatacactttcttctcaagtgctcacagaacattctccaggatagatcatatcgtggaTCACAAATGaagcttggtaaatttaagaaaactgaaatcgtatcaagtatcttttttgaccacaacatTATGTGACTAGATAAcaattccaggaaaaaatctgtaaagaaagaaatcataaagatcagatcagaaatcaatgaaaaagaaataaaggaaatgatagcaaagatcaatcaaaaatctgtaaaaaatacaaacacgtggaggctaaacaatacactactaaataatcaagagatcactgaagaaatgaaagaagaaagaaaaaaatacctagagacaaatgacaatgaaaacacaacaacccaaaatgtatgggatgcaccaaagcagttctaagaggaaagtttatagcaatacaatcttacctcaagaaacaagaaacatctcaaataaacaacctacccttacacctaaagcaattagagaaagaagaaaaaaaccccaaagttagcagaaggaaagaaatcataaagatcagatcagaaatcaatgaaaaagaaataaagNNNNNNNNNNNNNNNNNNNNNNNNNNNNNNNNNNNNNNNNNNNNNNNNNNNNNNNNNNNNNNNNNNNNNNNNNNNNNNNNNNNNNNNNNNNNNNNNNNNNNNNNNNNNNNNNNNNNNNNNNNNNNNNNNNNNNNNNNNNNNNNNNNNNNNNNNNNNNNNNNNNNNNNNNNNNNNNNNNNNNNNNNNNNNNNNNNNNNNNNNNNNNNNNNNNNNNNNNNNNNNNNNNNNNNNNNNNNNNNNNNNNNNNNNNNNNNNNNNNNNNNNNNNNNNNNNNNNNNNNNNNNNNNNNNNNNNNNNNNNNNNNNNNNNNNNNNNNNNNNNNNNNNNNNNNNNNNNNNNNNNNNNNNNNNNNNNNNNNNNNNNNNNNNNNNNNNNNNNNNNNNNNNNNNNNNNNNNNNNNNNNNNNNNNNNNNNNNNNNNNNNNNNNNNNNNNNNNNNNNNNNNNNNNNNNNNNNNNNNNNNNNNNNNNNNNNNNNNNNNNNNNNNNNNNNNNNNNNNNNNNNNNNNNNNNNNNNNNNNNNNNNNNNNNNNNNNNNNNNNNNNNNNNNNNNNNNNNNNNNNNNNNNNNNNNNNNNNNNNNNNNNNNNNNNNNNNNNNNNNNNNNNNNNNNNNNNNNNNNNNNNNNNNNNNNNNNNNNNNNNNNNNNNNNNNNNNNNNNNNNNNNNNNNNNNNNNNNNNNNNNNNNNNNNNNNNNNNNNNNNNNNNNNNNNNNNNNNNNNNNNNNNNNNNNNNNNNNNNNNNNNNNNNNNNNNNNNNNNNNNNNNNNNNNNNNNNNNNNNNNNNNNNNNNNNNNNNNNNNNNNNNNNNNNNNNNNNNNNNNNNNNNNNNNNNNNNNNNNNNNNNNNNNNNNNNNNNNNNNNNNNNNNNNNNNNNNNNNNNNNNNNNNNNNNNNNNNNNNNNNNNNNNNNNNNNNNNNNNNNNNNNNNNNNNNNNNNNNNNNNNNNNNNNNNNNNNNNNNNNNNNNNNNNNNNNNNNNNNNNNNNNNNNNNNNNNNNNNNNNNNNNNNNNNNNNNNNNNNNNNNNNNNNNNNNNNNNNNNNNNNNNNNNNNNNNNNNNNNNNNNNNNNNNNNNNNNNNNNNNNNNNNNNNNNNNNNNNNNNNNNNNNNNNNNNNNNNNNNNNNNNNNNNNNNNNNNNNNNNNNNNNNNNNNNNNNNNNNNNNNNNNNNNNNNNNNNNNNNNNNNNNNNNNNNNNNNNNNNNNNNNNNNNNNNNNNNNNNNNNNNNNNNNNNNNNNNNNNNNNNNNNNNNNNNNNNNNNNNNNNNNNNNNNNNNNNNNNNNNNNNNNNNNNNNNNNNNNNNNNNNNNNNNNNNNNNNNNNNNNNNNNNNNNNNNNNNNNNNNNNNNNNNNNNNNNNNNNNNNNNNNNNNNNNNNNNNNNNNNNNNNNNNNNNNNNNNNNNNNNNNNNNNNNNNNNNNNNNNNNNNNNNNNNNNNNNNNNNNNNNNNNNNNNNNNNNNNNNNNNNNNNNNNNNNNNNNNNNNNNNNNNNNNNNNNNNNNNNNNNNNNNNNNNNNNNNNNNNNNNNNNNNNNNNNNNNNNNNNNNNNNNNNNNNNNNNNNNNNNNNNNNNNNNNNNNNNNNNNNNNNNNNNNNNNNNNNNNNNNNNNNNNNNNNNNNNNNNNNNNNNNNNNNNNNNNNNNNNNNNNNNNNNNNNNNNNNNNNNNNNNNNNNNNNNNNNNNNNNNNNNNNNNNNNNNNNNNNNNNNNNNNNNNNNNNNNNNNNNNNNNNNNNNNNNNNNNNNNNNNNNNNNNNNNNNNNNNNNNNNNNNNNNNNNNNNNNNNNNNNNNNNNNNNNNNNNNNNNNNNNNNNNNNNNNNNNNNNNNNNNNNNNNNNNNNNNNNNNNNNNNNNNNNNNNNNNNNNNNNNNNNNNNNNNNNNNNNNNNNNNNNNNNNNNNNNNNNNNNNNNNNNNNNNNNNNNNNNNNNNNNNNNNNNNNNNNNNNNNNNNNNNNNNNNNNNNNNNNNNNNNNNNNNNNNNNNNNNNNNNNNNNNNNNNNNNNNNNNNNNNNNNNNNNNNNNNNNNNNNNNNNNNNNNNNNNNNNNNNNNNNNNNNNNNNNNNNNNNNNNNNNNNNNNNNNNNNNNNNNNNNNNNNNNNNNNNNNNNNNNNNNNNNNNNNNNNNNNNNNNNNNNNNNNNNNNNNNNNNNNNNNNNNNNNNNNNNNNNNNNNNNNNNNNNNNNNNNNNNNNNNNNNNNNNNNNNNNNNNNNNNNNNNNNNNNNNNNNNNNNNNNNNNNNaaccctcttgcactgttggtgggaatgtaaattgatacagccactatggagaacagtatggaggtaccttaaaaaactaaaaatagaactaccatacgacccagcaaccccactactgggcatataccctgagaaaaccataattcaaagagtcatgtaccaaaatgttcattgcagccctatttacaatagccatgacatggaaataacctaagtgtccatcaacagatgaagggataaagaagatgtggcacgtatatacaatggaatattactcagcaataaaaagaaatgaaattgagttatttgtagtgaggtggatggacctagagtctgtcatagagagtgaagtaagtcagaaagagaaaaacaaataccgtatgctaacacacatatatggaatctaaaaaagaaaaaaaaatggtcatgaagaacttaggggaaAGACGGGaataagacacagacctactagagaatggacttgaggatacggggagggggaaggttaagctgggacaaagtgaaagagtggcatggacatatatacactaccaaacatgggaagagatttggggacatatgtatatgtataactgattcactttgttataaagaagaaactaacacaccactgtaaagcaattatactccaataaagatgtttaaaaaaaaatcaggaacaaCTTTTCTCACAATCAAAGAGAaaacacttgggcttccctggtggcacagtggttgagagtctgcctgccgatgtaggggacacgggttcgtgccccgatccgggaggatcacacatgccgcggagcggctgggcccgtgagccatggtcactgagcctgcgtgtccggagcctgtgctccgcagcggggaggccacagcagtgagaggcccgtttaccacaaaaataaaaaataaaaaataatttaaaaaaagagaaaacactatcCATATACAAAGACTTTAAACAAAAATTGCCAAATTCTGCAGAAGTGGCTCATTTTAGCGCTAACAGTGGATGGTTTGGTAATTTCATACATTACTATAAATTCCAAAGCCTTCAGCTATCAGGCAGAGCCATGAGTGCAGATGAGGAAGTTGTAAAAGAATTTCCAGCAGTGATACAAAagttaattgaaaaagaaagctACAAATGGTCTCACtaacataaaatgaaattaaatgaaatgaaataaacgTGAGGGGATGgctgtgttaattaactagatggggcAAACTCTTTCACAGTGTGTTTATCAATGCACCATGATGtacctttaaatatcttacaattttatatgtcaattacacctccatagggacttccctgatggctcagtgcttaagaatctgcctgcccatgcaggtgACACGgctctgagccctggtccaggaagataccacatgtcgcagagcaactaagaccgtgcatcacaactactgagcctgtgctctagagtccatgagccacaactactgagcccacgtggcacaactactgaagcccaagcacctagagcccgtgctctgaaacaaagagaagccaccataatgagaagcccgtgcaccacaacgaagagtagcccccactcaccgcaactagagaaagcccacgcacagcaacaaagacccaatgtggccaaaaataaataaattaattaatttaaaaaaattatacctcaagtggaaatttaaaaaaaaagaaaaaggtggctATACATTAGATcaaattttcagttttgatgAGACATCTATTATAAATGCATGCCTTGGAGGACTTATATCTTACAGGACAAACATGCCCTAACATGCCCCACGATTTAAGGTTCCAAAAGATCTCTTGTGATTTGGTGCCAAGGTCAAACTGAGGACAAGGAGCCACACCCATCCACATTGGCTCTTACGATTCTCTGTCCAATGTCAGATCCCCTCTTTCCACCGCTTCACAGTAACTCACGAGCTATTACCTTTCCAATGCCCACTTCCACAAGAAACTTCAGGTGCCATATTTATTGTAATACATATatgaatgtgtttgtgtgtatcttACACGTTATGATTTTAGGAATGCAAATGTCATGCTATGACAGAACTAACTGAACCATGGACCTGAAGCGTTCTTGAGTTTCAGTGGGTCCCATATTACCTTGGATAAAGCTTCATTGctcttcattttttctctcagaattttcCACCACTTGCTCTCAGGAGGATACTGCCATGGTGTTTTATCAAATTGTTCTAAAAGCTAAAAAACCagaaactttttctttcctttttgaaaataactttaaatcatATTAGCATAAAAATCTCTTCTAAAAAAGACAACACAGCTACACTATCCTACCTTTCACATCACTCATACTCTGTTTTTCCTCTGGGCAGTAAACAACAGATAGAAGATAAATAGGCACCACAGAAAGCTTCTGCTTGGTTCAGTGACGACTTCTACCAGAAATTGGGATCCCATAAGACAAAGCAGAACTGTAACCCCCTTCATACTTCACAGGCAGGGGAGCTTGTAAGCCTTCCTCTGCCTCTGACAATAGAAGGAAAATCACCCTGCCAAAGAACCCCCGAAAGAAGACTCATAGCCCCAATACCTAGGAATTCCCATGATACAGACCAAATGCTCCAGAGTGTTTTAATATTGGGGATTACATCCTAATTTTGTAAAATCATGATAATGATACCAATTTGTATCCAAAGTCATGTGACAAATGGGCCTATATTTTATCTGTCACAGtgaaatgtataaattatatacaaataataacaatCTGGATAAGTCACTGATTACAGTTTGAAGAGTAAAAATCTCTTTATTGCCTAAAGAAATACTAAGTTAGATTTTTTCCAGTACATAAAGCCATTTCTTGGCTGTAAGTTCAGTTCCTCTGGAAGCTGTATTATAATCTTTCAGATAGCTGAAATCAGTTTGCCGACTGAAAGCCTTTAAATTTTCAATCACCTTTCAAAAATGCTTAACTTACCCACATACAAATTATCTATACATAAGGAGTTGGATTTACCAAGTTCCACAGTTATATTTAAGAATAGCTTTCcatcataaattttatttaaaatagatattaataGACCTGTCACCAAGGGAATCAAGATTGAAACATTTTCAAGAAACTTACTTCCCTAAAGACCAAGCCACATAAACTAAAACCCAGACAAAAGCTCTCACCTGTTTAGTGACAGCATTTATGTCTCCTAGCAAGCTCACAGCAGGTCTTACGTTATTCCCCAACTCTTCTGCACAGATATCAACCTAAAAAAGAGGCAAGGCTAAAG
This DNA window, taken from Physeter macrocephalus isolate SW-GA chromosome 1, ASM283717v5, whole genome shotgun sequence, encodes the following:
- the HACL1 gene encoding 2-hydroxyacyl-CoA lyase 1 isoform X5 → MANANMNCWPLIVIGGSSERSQETMGAFQEFPQVEACRLYSKFSARPSSIEAIPSIIEKAVRSSIYGRPGACYVDIPADFVNLQVNVNSIRYVECCMPPPVSMAESSAVCMAASVIRNAKQPLLIIGKGAAYARAEENIRKLVEQCKLPFLPTPMGKGVIPDNHPNCVGAARSRALQFADVIVLFGARLNWILHFGLPPRYQPDVKFIQVDICAEELGNNVRPAVSLLGDINAVTKQLLEQFDKTPWQYPPESKWWKILREKMKSNEALSKEFAFKKSLPMNYYTVFYHIQEQLPRDCFVVSEGANTMDIGRTVLQNYLPRHRLDAGTFGTMGVGLGFAIASALVAKDRNPGQQVICVEGDSAFGFSGMEVETICRYNLPIILLVVNNNGIYQGFDTDTWKEMLKFGDATIVAPPMCLLPHSHYEHVMIAFGGKGYFVQTPEELQKSLRQSLADTTKPSLINIMIEPQAMRKAQHYLQEPRYETVYSG